Part of the Rubrobacter calidifluminis genome is shown below.
CCGTCGGTACCGCTGTCGTCGGCTCGATAGTCACCCGCGGCTACGCCGACAAGCTTGCCAGCGACGCCCCGCCGCAGGCTCCGGAACGGCTCGTCAAGGCCCTGCAGAACCCGCAGGCGCTCGTCAGCGAGCAGGCTCGCCGCGCCCTCGCCCGCGCCGTCTCGGCCTTCCCCGGCGGCGAGCAGCTCCTGGCCGCGGTAATACAGACCGCCCGTGCCGCCCTCGCGCATTCGATCCACGAGGGCTTCCTCTTCACGCTGGTCGCTATCCTGCTCGGGTTTATAGCCGCGCTCGCGATGAAGAATATCCACCTCGACGACGCGAGTCTCCCGGGACGCGCACCCGAGATGCAGCAGCCCGACCGGGAGCGGCAACGGGCGATCCTCACCGGCATCACCCTGGAGTACCTCGCCCGCAGGGTCGAGAGCGCCAACGGTGAATCTCCGGGCCTGATCTCGGCCGCCTCCAGGCTCGTCCCCGAGTCTAAAGGCACCGAGAAGGAGCGCGCGGTGATCGCCGCGAGGGAGGTGCTGCGTCCCCTCGCCGTGCAGGTCCTCCTCTCCGGGATGCGCCGGGATGCAGATGACGACGGCACCTCCTCCTTGAGGGAGGAGGCCCGGACCGGATGAAGCGTGCCGGTCAGGCCTCCGGTGTGGCCGCCGGGGGTGGAGGGGCTAGAGGCTTCCGGACTGCCGCATCATCCCGCCGTCGACGAAGTAGGTGCTGCCGGTGACGTAAGAGGCGGCGTCCGAGGCGAGGAAGACCGCGACCGAGGCGACGTCCTCCGGCTGGCCGATTCTCCCGAGCGGTATCTCCTCGAGGAGCTGCTTCATCTGGTCGGGATTCTCTTTCAGGTTCTGGTTTATCGGGGTCTCGATTGCGCCGGGGCCGATGTTGTTCACGGTGATCCCGTACGGGGCGAGCTCGACGGCGATCGTGCGCATGAGCATCTTCAGCCCGCCCTTCGCCGCGCAGTAGGGGGCGTTGGTTGGCATGGTTATCTCCTCGTGGATGCTGGAGACGTTTATGATCCTGCCGCCGCCCCCCTGCGAGACCATCTGCTTCGCCGCCTCCTGGCAGCAGAGCCACACCCCGGTGAGGTTCACCGCGATGACCTTCTCCCAGGTCTCGAGCGGCGTCTCCAGGAACGGCTTCTTCTCCTCGATCCCGGCGTTGTTCACCATTATGTCGAGCCGTCCGAACTCCTCGACCGTCTTGCCGACGAGCTTCTTTATGTCCTCGGGCTTCGAGACGTCGGCCTGCACGGCGATGGCCCGACCGCCGGACTTCTCGATCTCCTCGACGGCCTCCTTCGCTTCGTTGGGGTGGCTGCGGTAATCGACCGTGACCTTCGCGCCCTCCCGTCCGAAGGCCTTCGCGATGGCCTTGCCTATCCCGAGCGAGGAACCCGTCACGATCGCGACCTTGTCCTTGAGCTGCATCTCTTTCGGCTCCTTTCAGCCCTCTTCGTCCATCACGGTATCCAGATAGAGCGCGGCCGTCCACGAGAAGAAGACCGAGCCGTGCCCGCTGCCGTCGAACGGGTCGAAGTACTCGTGGAAGCCGGAGTCCTCGACGAGGTTCGCGATGCTCTCCCGCAGGCGACGTGCCTCTTCGTCGTGCCCGTAGCGCTCGAGCCCGCGCATCAAGAACCAGTTTATGTTTATCCAGACCGGCCCCCGCCAGTACTGCACCGGCGAGAAGCCGAAGCCGTGCACGTCGTAGCAGGGGATCGGGATGACCTTCTCGTTCTCCAGGTCGAAGTAGCCCTTCAGGCTCTCGACCATCCGTCTGGCCTGCTCCTCGTCCGGCACCCCGGCGTAGAGCGGGACGAAGTTCGGGGTGACGTACGCCTGGATCTCGCGCTCCGAGACCAGGTCGTAGTCGAGGTAGATGGCGTGCTCTTCGTCCCAGAGCTTCTCGTTCATCGCCCTTCTGGTCTTCTCGCCGCGTTCCTCCATCGGGGAAGGGTCCTCCCCCAGGATGCGCGCGATCTCGGCGAGATCCTGGTCGGCCCGGTACAGCAGCGCGTTGAAGAGCACGTCCTGCACCAGAAACGGACAGTCTTCCCGGATCTTCGCCTCGTCGTACTCCCGCTCGGCGAAGAACCTGACCAGCCAGGCGAAGCGGTCGTAGGCGCTGCTCGTCGGGCGGTCGGCGGCGGAGACGGTGTGGGTGTCGGCGCGGTGGTAGCGCGGAATTTCCTCCGGCCGCAGGTGCATGCCGAGCATGATCGCGTCCCACAGCGGCGAGTTGTCCATCCCGCTCTCCCACGGGTGGCGGATGTAGACGAGACCCTCGTCCTCCGGGTCACGTTCCCGGTAGAGGTAGTCGTGCCAGCTCCTGAGGTGAGGATACGCCTCTTCGAGGAACCTCCTGCCCTCCTTCTCGTCTTGCGCGTGGCGGTAGGTGTGCAGCACGGCAGTGGCGTGCACCGGCGGCTGGACCACGCCCGAGGTCTTGTGATGCTCGGGTGCGTCCGGGCTCTCCTTGGCGTGCCAGAACCCGGGACCCGGGAAGTAGTTCCCGAACTCGGGGTTGAAGACGATCTGCGGCAGGAGCCCGTTCTTCCACTGCGCGCTGAAGAGGTGGCGCAGCTCGCGCACCGCCCGGGAGGTGTCGTAGCGGGCGTAGCCGAAGGCTATGAGACCGGAATCCCAGGACCACTGGTGCGGGTAGAGCCTCGGCCCCGGCTGCGTGTAGCTGCCGGTCCAGTTGAAATCCAGTATCTTCCTGGCCTGCTCGATCGAGATCCTGCGACTCTTTTCACTCGCCAAAGCGCCCACCTCCGTCTCGTACCAGAAACAGGATAATACCTTCGGGGTGGGGATGCGGGGTCGTTCAGCGGGAGACGCCCTTCTCCCTGCTCGCCTCCCTCACCCGGCGGATGAGAAGGGCCAGGCTTACGAGCGCCACCAAGAGCGCCATAAGCCTGAGGAATGGCCAGCCGGAGAATGCAGGGCCCCCTGCACCGTTGAAGGTGTCCCAGAGGGCGTGCAGGATCACCGCGGCGACGA
Proteins encoded:
- a CDS encoding amylo-alpha-1,6-glucosidase; its protein translation is MASEKSRRISIEQARKILDFNWTGSYTQPGPRLYPHQWSWDSGLIAFGYARYDTSRAVRELRHLFSAQWKNGLLPQIVFNPEFGNYFPGPGFWHAKESPDAPEHHKTSGVVQPPVHATAVLHTYRHAQDEKEGRRFLEEAYPHLRSWHDYLYRERDPEDEGLVYIRHPWESGMDNSPLWDAIMLGMHLRPEEIPRYHRADTHTVSAADRPTSSAYDRFAWLVRFFAEREYDEAKIREDCPFLVQDVLFNALLYRADQDLAEIARILGEDPSPMEERGEKTRRAMNEKLWDEEHAIYLDYDLVSEREIQAYVTPNFVPLYAGVPDEEQARRMVESLKGYFDLENEKVIPIPCYDVHGFGFSPVQYWRGPVWININWFLMRGLERYGHDEEARRLRESIANLVEDSGFHEYFDPFDGSGHGSVFFSWTAALYLDTVMDEEG
- a CDS encoding SDR family oxidoreductase, translated to MQLKDKVAIVTGSSLGIGKAIAKAFGREGAKVTVDYRSHPNEAKEAVEEIEKSGGRAIAVQADVSKPEDIKKLVGKTVEEFGRLDIMVNNAGIEEKKPFLETPLETWEKVIAVNLTGVWLCCQEAAKQMVSQGGGGRIINVSSIHEEITMPTNAPYCAAKGGLKMLMRTIAVELAPYGITVNNIGPGAIETPINQNLKENPDQMKQLLEEIPLGRIGQPEDVASVAVFLASDAASYVTGSTYFVDGGMMRQSGSL